From Streptomyces sp. GSL17-111, one genomic window encodes:
- a CDS encoding UDP-glucose dehydrogenase family protein yields the protein MAPRITVIGTGYLGATHAAAMAHLGFEVLGLDVVPEKIEMLSRGRASIYEPGLDELLARHVQGVEGSSGRLRFTTSYEEVAEFGDIHFVCVNTPQRHGEYACDMSYVDGVIETLAPLLTRPALVVGKSTVPVGSADRLAARLAELAPVGAEAELAWNPEFLREGFAVQDTLHPDRIVAGLRSERSEHLLRTVYAQPIGEGSPFVVTDFATAELVKTAANSFLATKISFINAMAEVCEAADGDVVKLAEAIGHDERIGSKFLRAGIGFGGGCLPKDIRAFMARAGELGASQALTFLREVDSINMRRRGHMVELTRNAVGGTLLGKRVAVLGATFKPDSDDVRDSPALNVAGQLHLQGAQVTVYDPKGMDNARAIFPTLQYAPSALEAVRGADVVLHLTEWREFRELDPERLAEEVAERHILDGRNALDPAVWRKAGWTFRALGRPTA from the coding sequence ATGGCCCCCAGGATCACCGTGATCGGCACCGGATACCTCGGTGCCACGCACGCCGCCGCCATGGCCCACCTCGGGTTCGAGGTGCTGGGCCTCGACGTGGTGCCCGAGAAGATCGAGATGCTGTCCCGGGGCCGGGCCTCGATCTACGAGCCGGGGCTGGACGAGCTGCTGGCGCGCCACGTGCAGGGCGTCGAGGGGTCCTCCGGACGGCTGCGCTTCACCACCTCCTACGAGGAGGTGGCGGAGTTCGGCGACATCCACTTCGTCTGCGTGAACACGCCGCAGCGGCACGGCGAGTACGCCTGTGACATGAGCTACGTCGACGGGGTGATCGAGACGCTGGCGCCGCTGCTGACGCGGCCCGCGCTCGTCGTCGGCAAGTCGACGGTGCCGGTGGGCAGCGCGGACCGGCTGGCCGCGCGCCTCGCCGAGCTGGCGCCCGTGGGGGCGGAGGCCGAGCTGGCCTGGAACCCGGAGTTCCTGCGGGAGGGCTTCGCCGTCCAGGACACGCTGCACCCCGACCGGATCGTCGCGGGGCTGCGCTCGGAGCGGTCCGAGCACCTGCTGCGGACGGTCTACGCGCAGCCCATCGGTGAGGGCTCGCCCTTCGTCGTGACCGACTTCGCGACGGCCGAGCTGGTGAAGACGGCGGCGAACTCCTTCCTGGCGACCAAGATCTCCTTCATCAACGCCATGGCCGAGGTGTGCGAGGCGGCCGACGGCGACGTGGTGAAGCTGGCGGAGGCCATCGGGCACGACGAGCGCATCGGCTCGAAGTTCCTGCGGGCGGGGATCGGCTTCGGCGGCGGCTGTCTGCCCAAGGACATCCGCGCCTTCATGGCCCGCGCCGGCGAGCTGGGCGCCTCGCAGGCGCTGACGTTCCTGCGCGAGGTCGACTCCATCAACATGCGCCGGCGCGGCCACATGGTCGAGCTGACGCGGAACGCCGTCGGCGGGACGCTGCTCGGCAAGCGCGTCGCGGTGCTGGGCGCGACGTTCAAGCCGGACTCCGACGACGTCCGGGACTCCCCCGCGCTCAACGTGGCCGGGCAGCTGCACCTCCAGGGCGCGCAGGTCACCGTCTACGACCCGAAGGGCATGGACAACGCCCGGGCCATCTTCCCCACCCTCCAGTACGCGCCCAGCGCGCTGGAGGCCGTGCGCGGGGCGGACGTCGTGCTGCACCTGACGGAGTGGCGGGAGTTCCGCGAGCTGGACCCGGAGCGGCTGGCCGAGGAGGTCGCCGAGCGGCACATCCTGGACGGCAGAAACGCGCTGGACCCGGCGGTGTGGCGCAAGGCAGGCTGGACGTTCCGGGCGCTGGGACGTCCCACCGCCTGA
- a CDS encoding dipeptidase → MSDAHPALARARRLLAEHPVVDGHNDLPWALREQVRYDLDARDIARDQSAFLHTDLPRLRAGGVGAQFWSVYVRSDLAGEAAVTACLEQIDAVRQLIDRYPDDLEPALTADAMEAARSRGRIASLMGAEGGHSIANSLGTLRQFHRLGVRYMTLTHNDTIDWADSATDAPRHDGLTAFGEQVVREMNRVGMLVDLSHVAATTMRDALRVSRAPVVFSHSSARAVCDHPRNVPDDVLAQLPGNGGVAMATFVPKFILPEAVEWTRRADENLRAHGLHHLDTSPEAMALHRAYEDAHPRPVATAATVADHLDHMREVAGVDHIGIGGDFDGTAFLPAGLDSVAGYPNLIAELLDRRWSEADLAKLTWHNAVRVLRDAEAVARELTATTPPSNATLAQLDT, encoded by the coding sequence GTGAGCGACGCGCACCCCGCCCTGGCCCGCGCCCGGCGGCTGCTGGCCGAACACCCCGTCGTCGACGGGCACAACGACCTCCCCTGGGCCCTGCGGGAGCAGGTCCGCTACGACCTGGACGCCCGCGACATCGCCCGTGACCAGTCGGCGTTCCTGCACACCGACCTGCCCCGGCTGCGGGCCGGTGGCGTCGGCGCCCAGTTCTGGTCGGTCTACGTCCGGTCGGACCTCGCCGGGGAGGCCGCCGTCACCGCCTGCCTGGAACAGATCGACGCCGTGCGGCAGTTGATCGACCGCTACCCGGACGACCTCGAACCGGCCCTCACCGCCGACGCCATGGAGGCCGCCCGGAGCCGGGGCCGCATCGCCTCCCTGATGGGGGCCGAGGGCGGGCACAGCATCGCCAACTCCCTGGGCACCCTGCGCCAGTTCCACCGGCTCGGCGTCCGCTACATGACGCTCACGCACAACGACACCATCGACTGGGCCGACTCCGCCACGGACGCGCCCCGGCACGACGGCCTGACGGCCTTCGGCGAGCAGGTCGTCCGCGAGATGAACCGCGTCGGCATGCTGGTCGACCTCTCGCACGTCGCCGCCACCACCATGCGCGACGCGCTGCGCGTCAGCCGGGCGCCGGTGGTGTTCTCGCACTCCTCGGCCCGTGCGGTCTGCGACCACCCGCGCAACGTGCCGGACGACGTGCTGGCCCAGCTGCCCGGCAACGGCGGCGTCGCGATGGCCACGTTCGTGCCCAAGTTCATCCTCCCCGAGGCCGTGGAGTGGACCCGGCGGGCCGACGAGAACCTCCGCGCCCACGGCCTGCACCACCTGGACACCTCACCCGAGGCGATGGCACTCCACCGCGCCTACGAGGACGCCCACCCGCGCCCGGTCGCGACCGCCGCCACCGTGGCCGACCACCTCGACCACATGCGGGAGGTCGCGGGCGTCGACCACATCGGCATCGGCGGGGACTTCGACGGCACCGCCTTCCTGCCCGCCGGGCTCGACAGTGTGGCCGGCTACCCGAACCTGATCGCCGAACTCCTCGACCGCCGCTGGTCCGAGGCCGATCTGGCCAAGCTCACCTGGCACAACGCCGTCCGCGTCCTGCGCGACGCGGAGGCCGTGGCCCGCGAACTCACCGCCACGACACCGCCGTCCAACGCCACCCTGGCCCAACTCGACACCTGA
- a CDS encoding LCP family protein → MSDWPQGWTGDRDRYGRGASSAEPESARVMRTVRGAPVPSQAAGGHDTAPAYGAPSTHDAGYGREPGHDPAHGAGSGGYGAGPAGAPRPRPNWGRRIKVGLVTLVVALLVISVGTYFWADSKMRREVDLSAVEDRPEPGEGTNYLIVGSDSREGLSETDKDRLRTGSAEGKRTDSMMILHVGDNGNSLISLPRDSWVTIPEFTGSESGNRIPAQAQKLNASFSIQGPELLVRTVEYNTGLRIDHYAEIGFGGFANLVDALGGVEMCFDEPVKDKNSGADFAKGCHELDGAESLAFVRNRYNVAGGDLGRTQNQQKFLAALAKESATPATVLNPFQLYPTIGAGMDSLIVDKDMSLFDLASMFWAMKGLSGGEGTQMNMPIEGPFTAPNGASALKWDMERVEQLMQQLRDDEKVTVKGDQ, encoded by the coding sequence ATGAGCGACTGGCCCCAGGGATGGACCGGAGACCGCGACCGCTACGGCCGCGGCGCGAGCAGTGCAGAACCCGAGAGCGCCCGCGTCATGCGGACCGTGCGGGGCGCCCCCGTCCCGTCCCAGGCGGCGGGCGGACACGACACCGCCCCCGCCTACGGTGCGCCGTCCACCCACGACGCCGGATACGGCCGGGAACCGGGCCACGACCCCGCCCACGGCGCCGGCTCCGGCGGCTACGGCGCGGGCCCGGCCGGAGCGCCGCGCCCCCGGCCGAACTGGGGCCGCCGCATCAAGGTGGGCCTGGTCACCCTCGTCGTCGCCCTGCTGGTGATCAGCGTGGGCACGTACTTCTGGGCCGACTCCAAGATGCGGCGCGAGGTCGACCTCTCCGCCGTCGAGGACCGGCCGGAGCCCGGCGAGGGCACGAACTACCTGATCGTCGGCTCCGACAGCCGCGAGGGGCTGAGCGAGACGGACAAGGACCGCCTGCGCACCGGCTCCGCCGAGGGCAAGCGCACCGACTCGATGATGATCCTGCACGTCGGTGACAACGGGAACAGCCTCATCAGCCTCCCGCGCGACTCCTGGGTCACGATCCCCGAGTTCACCGGCTCGGAGTCCGGCAACCGCATACCCGCGCAGGCGCAGAAGCTCAACGCCTCGTTCTCCATCCAGGGCCCGGAGCTGCTGGTCAGGACCGTGGAGTACAACACCGGGCTGCGCATCGACCACTACGCGGAGATCGGCTTCGGCGGCTTCGCGAACCTCGTCGACGCGCTCGGCGGCGTGGAGATGTGCTTCGACGAGCCCGTCAAGGACAAGAACTCCGGGGCCGACTTCGCCAAGGGCTGCCACGAGCTCGACGGCGCCGAGTCGCTCGCCTTCGTCCGCAACCGCTACAACGTCGCGGGCGGCGACCTCGGCCGTACCCAGAACCAGCAGAAGTTCCTGGCCGCCCTCGCCAAGGAGAGCGCCACCCCGGCCACCGTCCTCAACCCGTTCCAGCTCTACCCGACCATCGGCGCGGGTATGGACTCCCTGATCGTCGACAAGGACATGAGCCTCTTCGACCTGGCCTCGATGTTCTGGGCCATGAAGGGGCTGAGCGGCGGCGAGGGCACCCAGATGAACATGCCGATCGAGGGGCCCTTCACCGCCCCGAACGGCGCCTCCGCGCTCAAGTGGGACATGGAGCGCGTGGAGCAGCTCATGCAGCAGCTGCGGGACGACGAGAAGGTCACGGTCAAGGGTGACCAGTGA
- a CDS encoding VOC family protein: protein MPIAAFGVTALDCPDPRALAAFYGAVLGWEIAEDSDDEWVELVDADGHRQLAFQRSEGYRPPQWPSTEHPQQMHLDLNVPRERLDEAERAVLELGATLLEGDGGGQRNWRVYADPVGHPFCFCAC, encoded by the coding sequence ATGCCCATCGCCGCGTTCGGAGTGACCGCGCTGGACTGTCCCGACCCGCGCGCCCTCGCCGCCTTCTACGGCGCGGTGCTGGGCTGGGAGATCGCCGAGGACAGCGACGACGAGTGGGTCGAGCTCGTCGACGCCGACGGGCACAGGCAGCTGGCCTTCCAGCGGTCGGAGGGGTACCGGCCGCCGCAGTGGCCGTCCACCGAGCACCCCCAGCAGATGCACCTGGATCTCAACGTGCCCCGCGAGCGGCTGGACGAGGCCGAACGGGCGGTGCTGGAGCTGGGGGCGACGCTGCTGGAGGGGGACGGCGGCGGGCAGCGGAACTGGCGGGTCTACGCCGACCCGGTCGGACACCCCTTCTGCTTCTGCGCCTGCTGA
- a CDS encoding glycosyltransferase family 2 protein: protein MNSAAPGGAAPAPAVSVIMPVLNEERHLRESVRAILAQDHPGDLEVVIALGPSTDRTDEIAAALVAEDARVRTVPNPTGRTPAGLNAAIKASRHPVVVRVDGHGMLSPGYIATAVRLLEEQGAANVGGIMHAEGETAWEQAVAAAMTSRIGVGNAAFHTGGRAGEAETVYLGVFRREVLEQQGGYNEEFVRAQDWELNYRIRAAGGRIWFSPDLLVSYRPRPSVRALAKQYRNYGRWRHVVARYHPGSINPRYLAPPTALLAVVAGTVLGAAVTPWALLVPGGYLAAITAGSLPAGRGLPWKARVRIPVALATMHMSWGWGYLTSPRSLARKVIASRREPVTVAGS from the coding sequence GTGAATTCCGCTGCACCCGGCGGGGCGGCGCCCGCCCCGGCCGTCTCCGTGATCATGCCCGTGCTCAACGAGGAGCGGCACCTGAGGGAGTCGGTGCGGGCCATCCTCGCGCAGGACCACCCCGGTGACCTGGAGGTGGTGATCGCGCTCGGGCCCTCCACGGACCGCACCGACGAGATCGCCGCCGCGCTGGTGGCCGAGGACGCCCGGGTGCGGACCGTGCCGAACCCGACGGGCCGGACCCCGGCCGGCCTGAACGCCGCGATCAAGGCCTCCCGCCACCCCGTCGTCGTCCGGGTGGACGGGCACGGCATGCTCTCCCCCGGCTACATCGCGACGGCGGTCCGGCTGCTGGAGGAGCAGGGCGCGGCGAACGTCGGCGGCATCATGCACGCCGAGGGCGAGACGGCGTGGGAGCAGGCCGTCGCCGCCGCGATGACGTCCCGGATCGGCGTGGGGAACGCCGCCTTCCACACCGGCGGCCGGGCCGGTGAGGCCGAGACCGTCTACCTGGGTGTCTTCCGCCGCGAGGTGCTGGAGCAGCAGGGCGGGTACAACGAGGAGTTCGTCCGGGCGCAGGACTGGGAGCTGAACTACCGCATCCGGGCGGCGGGCGGGCGGATCTGGTTCTCCCCCGACCTGCTGGTGTCCTACCGGCCGCGGCCGTCGGTGCGGGCGCTGGCGAAGCAGTACCGCAACTACGGGCGCTGGCGGCACGTCGTCGCCCGGTACCACCCCGGCTCGATCAATCCGCGCTACCTGGCGCCGCCGACGGCCCTGCTCGCCGTCGTCGCCGGCACGGTGCTCGGCGCGGCCGTCACCCCGTGGGCGCTGCTGGTACCCGGCGGCTACCTGGCGGCGATCACGGCGGGCTCGCTCCCGGCGGGCCGGGGCCTGCCGTGGAAGGCCCGCGTCCGGATCCCGGTGGCGCTCGCGACGATGCACATGTCCTGGGGCTGGGGCTATCTGACGAGCCCCCGGTCGCTGGCCCGGAAGGTGATCGCCTCCCGCCGCGAGCCGGTGACCGTCGCGGGCTCCTGA
- a CDS encoding LCP family protein, which yields MPATPRPIRRRPARRPPRWGLRISACTAGVVLAVSGFGHVVVTGVADGIGRVDPFSDLDQRPDGGRGLNFLVVGVDDRDSVSEKQRREYHLGGEACRCTDTMMLVHLSEDRERASVVSLPRDTYTTLPPHTDPASGAPHGTQRVKLNAAYTHGGPQLTVRTVERLTGVHVHHYLEVDFTSFMKTVDALDGVPVCTARPLKDSHSGLDLPAGTSVLNGGEALQYVRARYVDGAADLGRMERQQRFVASVIDRATRSGVLMNPGRFRAVTGAALGSVRADRDFGTEEMLALGKAMRGFSAASSEFTTVPIKNARHRVPGLGETVLWDAAPARRLFTALREDRPLAKRGPEGKPEGKPEAEPAQRAVPVEVPPRNIRVQVDNGTREAGLGHRVDGELADTGFATTGVPGNAEQRDAERTEIAYDPRWDRSARALAAALPGAELRAVEGQGPLMRVTLGEEFDGVTPVRAATPQGDEGTGRRTGHSAVTGDEVVCPDG from the coding sequence GTGCCCGCTACGCCGCGTCCCATCCGGCGCCGACCCGCCCGCCGCCCACCCCGGTGGGGGCTGCGGATCAGCGCCTGCACGGCCGGCGTCGTCCTCGCCGTCAGCGGCTTCGGCCACGTCGTCGTGACGGGCGTGGCCGACGGCATCGGCCGGGTGGACCCCTTCAGCGACCTCGACCAGCGGCCCGACGGAGGCCGGGGGCTGAACTTCCTCGTCGTCGGGGTCGACGACCGGGACAGCGTCTCCGAGAAGCAGCGCCGGGAGTACCACCTCGGGGGCGAGGCCTGCCGCTGCACCGACACGATGATGCTCGTGCACCTCTCCGAGGACCGGGAGCGGGCCTCCGTGGTGAGCCTGCCCCGGGACACCTACACCACCCTCCCCCCGCACACCGACCCCGCGTCCGGCGCGCCGCACGGCACCCAGCGGGTCAAGCTCAACGCCGCCTACACCCACGGCGGGCCGCAGCTGACGGTACGGACCGTGGAACGCCTGACCGGCGTCCACGTCCACCACTACCTGGAGGTGGACTTCACCAGCTTCATGAAGACGGTGGACGCGCTCGACGGCGTCCCGGTCTGCACCGCCCGGCCGCTCAAGGACAGCCACTCCGGGCTGGACCTGCCCGCCGGGACGAGCGTCCTGAACGGCGGCGAGGCCCTCCAGTACGTCCGCGCGCGGTACGTCGACGGCGCCGCCGACCTCGGCCGCATGGAGCGCCAGCAGCGGTTCGTCGCCTCCGTCATCGACCGGGCCACCCGCAGCGGCGTGCTGATGAACCCGGGCCGCTTCCGCGCGGTGACCGGTGCCGCACTCGGCTCGGTACGCGCGGACCGGGACTTCGGCACCGAGGAGATGCTGGCCCTCGGGAAGGCGATGCGCGGCTTCAGCGCGGCCTCCTCCGAGTTCACGACGGTGCCGATCAAGAACGCCCGCCACCGGGTGCCGGGGCTGGGAGAAACGGTCCTGTGGGACGCCGCCCCCGCGCGGAGACTCTTCACCGCCCTGCGCGAGGACCGTCCGCTGGCGAAGCGGGGGCCCGAGGGGAAGCCCGAGGGGAAGCCCGAGGCGGAACCCGCGCAGCGGGCCGTCCCCGTGGAGGTGCCGCCCCGCAACATCCGCGTCCAGGTCGACAACGGCACGCGGGAGGCGGGCCTCGGCCACCGGGTGGACGGGGAACTGGCCGACACCGGGTTCGCCACGACCGGCGTCCCCGGCAACGCCGAGCAGCGGGACGCGGAGCGGACCGAGATCGCCTACGACCCCCGCTGGGACCGCTCCGCGCGGGCCCTGGCCGCCGCTCTCCCCGGCGCCGAGCTGCGCGCCGTCGAGGGCCAGGGGCCCCTGATGCGCGTCACCCTCGGCGAGGAGTTCGACGGCGTCACCCCGGTGCGTGCCGCCACGCCGCAGGGGGACGAGGGCACCGGTCGGCGCACCGGCCACAGCGCCGTCACCGGCGACGAGGTCGTCTGCCCCGACGGCTGA
- the purE gene encoding 5-(carboxyamino)imidazole ribonucleotide mutase: MSDARPAPVVGIVMGSDSDWPVMEAAAEALADFEVPYEVDVVSAHRMPREMVEYGEQAAGRGLKAVIAGAGGAAHLPGMLASVTTLPVIGVPVPLKYLDGMDSLLSIVQMPAGVPVATVSVAGARNAGLLAVRMLAAHDDGLRERMAAFQRELNEQATEKGRRLRNKAAGGAGFGFGN, encoded by the coding sequence ATGAGCGACGCACGCCCCGCCCCCGTCGTCGGCATCGTCATGGGCTCCGACTCCGACTGGCCCGTCATGGAGGCCGCCGCGGAAGCCCTCGCCGACTTCGAGGTCCCCTACGAGGTCGACGTCGTCTCCGCCCACCGCATGCCGCGCGAGATGGTCGAGTACGGCGAGCAGGCCGCAGGCCGGGGGCTGAAGGCCGTCATCGCGGGCGCCGGGGGCGCCGCGCACCTGCCCGGCATGCTCGCGTCCGTCACCACGCTGCCCGTGATCGGCGTACCCGTGCCGCTCAAGTACCTCGACGGCATGGACTCGCTGCTGTCCATCGTCCAGATGCCCGCCGGAGTGCCGGTCGCGACCGTCTCCGTGGCCGGGGCCCGCAACGCCGGACTGCTCGCCGTCCGGATGCTCGCCGCACACGACGACGGGCTGCGCGAGCGCATGGCCGCCTTCCAGCGCGAACTGAACGAGCAGGCCACGGAGAAGGGCCGCAGGCTGCGCAACAAGGCCGCCGGCGGCGCCGGTTTCGGCTTCGGCAACTGA
- a CDS encoding acyl-CoA dehydrogenase family protein → MAGAADFDLYRPSEEHDMLRDSVRSLAEAKIAPFATAVDEEARFPQEALDALVANDLHAVHVPESYGGAGADALATCIVIEEVARVCCSSSLIPAVNKLGSLPVILSGSEDLKKKYLGPLAKGDAMFSYCLSEPDAGSDAGGMKTRAVRDGDHYVLNGVKRWITNAGVSDYYTVMAVTDPEKKTRGGISAFVVEKGDEGVSFGAPEKKLGIKGSPTREVYLDNVRIPADRMIGAEGTGFATAMATLDHTRITIAAQALGVAQGALDYAKGYVQERKQFGKPIGDFQGVQFMLADMAMKLEAARQLTYAAAARSERVALGADGKGEDLTFYGAAAKCYASDAAMEITTDAVQLLGGYGYTRDYPLERMMRDAKITQIYEGTNQVQRIVMARNLP, encoded by the coding sequence GTGGCGGGAGCCGCTGATTTCGACCTGTACCGGCCGTCCGAAGAGCACGACATGCTCCGCGACTCGGTGCGCTCGCTCGCCGAGGCGAAGATCGCCCCCTTCGCCACGGCGGTGGACGAGGAGGCCCGCTTCCCGCAGGAAGCGCTCGACGCCCTCGTCGCGAACGACCTGCACGCCGTGCACGTCCCCGAGTCCTACGGCGGCGCCGGCGCCGACGCGCTGGCGACCTGCATCGTCATCGAGGAAGTGGCCCGCGTGTGCTGCTCCTCCTCGCTGATCCCGGCCGTCAACAAGCTGGGCTCCCTGCCGGTGATCCTCTCCGGCTCCGAGGACCTGAAGAAGAAGTACCTCGGCCCGCTCGCCAAGGGCGACGCGATGTTCTCCTACTGCCTCAGCGAGCCCGACGCGGGCTCCGACGCCGGCGGCATGAAGACCCGCGCCGTGCGGGACGGCGACCACTACGTCCTCAACGGCGTCAAGCGCTGGATCACCAACGCCGGCGTCTCCGACTACTACACGGTGATGGCCGTCACCGACCCGGAGAAGAAGACGCGCGGCGGGATCTCCGCCTTCGTCGTGGAGAAGGGCGACGAGGGCGTGTCCTTCGGCGCCCCCGAGAAGAAGCTCGGCATCAAGGGCTCCCCGACGCGCGAGGTCTACCTCGACAACGTCCGCATCCCCGCCGACCGCATGATCGGCGCCGAGGGCACCGGCTTCGCCACCGCGATGGCGACGCTCGACCACACCCGCATCACCATCGCCGCGCAGGCCCTCGGCGTCGCCCAGGGCGCCCTGGACTACGCCAAGGGCTACGTGCAGGAGCGCAAGCAGTTCGGCAAGCCGATAGGCGACTTCCAGGGCGTGCAGTTCATGCTGGCCGACATGGCGATGAAGCTGGAGGCCGCGCGTCAGCTCACCTACGCCGCCGCCGCCCGCTCCGAGCGTGTCGCGCTCGGAGCCGACGGCAAGGGCGAGGACCTCACCTTCTACGGCGCCGCGGCCAAGTGCTACGCCTCGGACGCCGCCATGGAGATCACCACCGACGCCGTCCAGCTCCTCGGCGGCTACGGCTACACCCGTGACTACCCGCTGGAGCGCATGATGCGCGACGCGAAGATCACCCAGATTTATGAGGGTACGAATCAGGTGCAGCGGATCGTCATGGCCCGCAACCTGCCGTAA
- a CDS encoding acyl-CoA thioesterase, with protein MTDPERAAAESGLAAKPTSASRTTLSHIMTHNDTNLLGTVHGGVIMKLVDDAAGAVAGRHSEGPAVTASMDEMVFLEPVRVGDLVHVKAQVNWTGRTSMEVGVRVLAERWNESSPATQVGTAYLVFAAVDPEGKPRPVPPVMPETERDRRRYQEAHIRRTHRLARRRAIRELRRQRESEGLRDE; from the coding sequence ATGACCGATCCAGAGAGGGCCGCCGCGGAGAGCGGGCTCGCGGCGAAGCCGACCTCGGCCTCACGCACCACGCTGAGCCACATCATGACGCACAACGACACCAACCTCCTCGGCACCGTGCACGGTGGCGTGATCATGAAGCTGGTGGACGACGCGGCCGGGGCGGTGGCGGGACGTCACTCGGAGGGCCCGGCGGTGACGGCGTCGATGGACGAGATGGTCTTCCTGGAGCCGGTCCGCGTCGGTGATCTGGTGCACGTGAAGGCGCAGGTCAACTGGACCGGCCGGACCTCGATGGAGGTCGGCGTGCGGGTGCTCGCCGAGCGCTGGAACGAGTCCTCCCCCGCGACGCAGGTCGGTACGGCCTACCTCGTCTTCGCGGCGGTCGACCCGGAGGGCAAGCCCCGGCCCGTTCCGCCGGTCATGCCGGAGACCGAGCGGGACCGGCGGCGCTACCAGGAGGCGCACATCCGCCGCACCCACCGTCTCGCGCGCCGCCGCGCCATCCGCGAGCTGCGTCGGCAGCGGGAGTCGGAGGGCCTGCGCGACGAGTGA
- a CDS encoding 5-(carboxyamino)imidazole ribonucleotide synthase, translated as MTFPVVGMVGGGQLARMTHEAGIPLGIRFKLLSDTPQDSAALVAGDVVIGDYRDLDTLRDFARGCDVVTFDHEHVPTEHLRALEADGIPVRPGPDALVHAQDKGVMRARLDAMGIPCPRHRIVADPADVVAFAAEDGGFPVILKTVRGGYDGKGVWVVRNAEQAAEPFRAGVPVLAEEKVEFVRELAANVVRSPHGQAVAYPVVESIQVDGVCDTVIAPAPGLSEQTSAGAQELALRIAAELDVVGHLAVELFETRDGRTLVNELAMRPHNSGHWTMDGAVTSQFANHVRAVLDLPLGDPRPRAPWTVMCNVLGGDYPDMYSGYLHCMARDPQLKIHMYGKDVKPGRKVGHVNTYGADLADVRERARHAADYLRGTITQ; from the coding sequence GTGACGTTCCCGGTAGTCGGCATGGTCGGCGGTGGCCAGCTCGCTCGTATGACCCACGAGGCGGGCATCCCGCTCGGCATCCGTTTCAAGCTCCTCAGTGACACCCCCCAGGACTCGGCGGCCCTGGTGGCCGGTGACGTCGTCATCGGCGACTACCGTGACCTGGACACGCTGCGTGACTTCGCGCGCGGCTGTGACGTCGTCACGTTCGACCACGAGCACGTGCCCACCGAGCACCTGCGGGCCCTGGAGGCCGACGGCATCCCCGTCCGCCCCGGCCCCGACGCGCTCGTGCACGCCCAGGACAAGGGCGTCATGCGCGCCCGGCTCGACGCCATGGGCATCCCCTGCCCCCGGCACCGCATCGTCGCCGACCCGGCCGACGTGGTCGCCTTCGCCGCCGAGGACGGGGGCTTCCCCGTGATCCTCAAGACCGTGCGCGGCGGCTACGACGGCAAGGGCGTGTGGGTCGTGCGGAACGCGGAGCAGGCCGCCGAGCCGTTCCGCGCCGGGGTGCCGGTGCTGGCGGAGGAGAAGGTCGAGTTCGTGCGCGAGCTGGCGGCGAACGTCGTCCGCTCCCCGCACGGCCAGGCCGTGGCCTACCCCGTCGTGGAGTCGATCCAGGTCGACGGCGTGTGCGACACCGTGATCGCGCCGGCGCCGGGGCTGAGCGAGCAGACCTCCGCCGGGGCGCAGGAGCTCGCCCTGCGCATCGCGGCGGAGCTCGACGTCGTCGGGCACCTCGCCGTCGAACTGTTCGAGACCCGGGACGGCCGCACCCTCGTCAACGAGCTGGCCATGCGCCCGCACAACTCCGGGCACTGGACGATGGACGGCGCCGTCACCTCGCAGTTCGCCAACCACGTGCGGGCCGTGCTGGACCTGCCGCTCGGCGACCCGCGTCCCCGCGCCCCCTGGACGGTCATGTGCAACGTCCTGGGCGGCGACTACCCGGACATGTACAGCGGCTACCTGCACTGCATGGCCCGCGACCCGCAGCTCAAGATCCACATGTACGGCAAGGACGTGAAGCCGGGCCGCAAGGTCGGGCACGTCAACACCTACGGCGCCGACCTCGCCGACGTGCGCGAGCGCGCCCGGCACGCCGCCGACTACCTGCGAGGAACGATCACGCAATGA